A single region of the Silene latifolia isolate original U9 population chromosome 8, ASM4854445v1, whole genome shotgun sequence genome encodes:
- the LOC141595467 gene encoding uncharacterized protein LOC141595467 yields the protein MHQAKLLPANGPPPARLRTVYQIFRGTTPKLYWTKAFMDPVIMPRHRVIVLLAMQNSLSTTDNLCKRGFHMVIRCVLCFKAEETAQHLFFACEYSSCVLQALFTWQGFTRRHLSLNHELRRLAQVTGKNIRKKWANCTLGAAVYNLWAERNAQIFQDTYRSSDQLIYVTKNVIRVRVLAYMNGLTNEVVSISLAL from the coding sequence ATGCATCAGGCCAAGCTTCTGCCTGCAAATGGCCCTCCCCCTGCCAGATTGAGGACGGTCTATCAGATTTTCAGAGGTACCACTCCTAAGCTATACTGGACTAAAGCCTTCATGGATCCTGTCATTATGCCAAGGCATAGGGTAATTGTCCTTCTTGCAATGCAGAACAGCCTCTCTACCACTGATAACCTTTGCAAACGAGGTTTTCACATGGTCATTCGTTGTGTGTTATGCTTTAAGGCGGAAGAGACTGCACAACATCTCTTCTTTGCTTGTGAGTACTCTTCTTGCGTTCTTCAGGCTCTGTTTACTTGGCAAGGGTTTACAAGACGTCATTTGAGTCTTAATCATGAGCTTCGAAGACTTGCTCAGGTCACTGGGAAGAATATTCGCAAGAAATGGGCTAACTGTACTCTGGGTGCGGCAGTTTACAATTTATGGGCTGAGAGAAATGCACAAATATTTCAGGATACTTATCGCTCTTCTGATCAACTAATTTATGTGACAAAAAATGTAATCCGAGTTCGTGTCTTAGCATATATGAATGGCCTCACTAATGAGGTTGTTAGCattagcctagctttgtag